Within the Sulfitobacter noctilucicola genome, the region GCGTATCGAGCCGCGTAACAAGGTTCTCTAGCAGTGCGATCTTGGTTGAGACCTTGGCACCACCCACCACGGCACCCACGGGGCGTTCGGGCTGTGAAAGGGAAGCCTCAAGCGCGTGCAATTCTGCCTGCATCAACCGTCCCGCACAGGCCGGCAGTTCACGGGCAAGCGCTTCAGTGGATGCATGCGCGCGGTGCGCGGCAGAAAACGCGTCATTGCAATAGACATCACCCAGATTGGCAAGTCGGGCCGCAAACGCGGGATCGTTCGCCTCTTCCCCGGGCGCAAAGCGGATGTTTTCCAGCAGGATCACCTGTGCCGCAGTTGCATCATCAGAAAGGTTCTCTGCGGCTTCAAGTGTTTCGACAAAAGCAACGGATACACCAAGCGCATTTTCCAGCGCAGGCAAAACCTGCCGCAGGCTCATCTCCGGCACAACTTTACCTTTGGGGCGGCCGAAGTGGGCGATCAACATCGGCTTGCCGCCCTTTGCCAGAATGTCGGTTACGGTGGGCACGATCCGTTCAATCCGCGTGGCGTCAGTGACGCGACCGTCTTCGACAGGCACATTGATGTCGACACGCACCAGCACCCGCTTGCCGCGCAACTCCATATCATCCAGCGATTTCCAGCCCATGTTCACGATCCTTTTTGCCATCATGCAGGCACTGTTTTGCCTGATCGGGCTGATTGGTCAATGCACTTGCTTGGCAATCGGGCCGATCAGCCCTAGTTAAGTGCAAATCTAGTAGAGGAGCACGGCATGGCCGAGATCAAAGACCCGGAAAACACGATCCTGATGGAACTCAAAGGCGGAACCGTCACGATTGAGCTGCTGCCGGATTTGGCACCCAAGCATGTAGAGCGCATGAAAGAGCTGGCGCGCGCAGGCAAATATGACAACGTTGCATTTCACCGCGTGATCGAAGGCTTCATGGCCCAGACAGGCGATGTGGAGCACGGCAACATGGAAGGCGACTTCAACCTGCGCATGGCGGGGACGGGCGGTTCTGATCTGGGCAATGTTCCTGCGGAATTCTCAAAAGTGCCACACGCACGCGGATCCATCGGTGCTGCGCGCTCGGCCAATCCTGACTCTGCGAACAGCCAGTTCTTCATCAACTTCAAGGACAACGACTTCCTGAACGGTCAGTACACCGTCTACGGTCAGGTCACGTCCGGCATGGAACATGTTGATGCCATCGCCCGCGGCGAGCCACCTGCCGAACCTGACCGCATGATCAGCGTCAAGGTGGCTGCAGATGTCTAAGGCGCTTCTGACAAGCGGCCTCATGGCGGTGCTTTTTGGCACAGCCGCAAGCGCATCGGGTCTCAAGATCGAGATCGCTGGTGAAGCGAACGGCACCGTGATGATCGACCTGCTCGAAGACGTAGCCCCACAGCATGTTGAGCGCATCACGACGCTGGCAGAGCAAGGTGCCTACGATGGCGTGGTGTTCCACCGCGTGATCGACGGATTTATGGCGCAAACCGGGGACGTCGAATTTGGCCGCTCCGGGGGCGACATGCGCCGTGCGGGGATGGGCGGGTCCGATCTGCCTGACGTGCCGGCCGAATTCTCCGACCTGCCATTCGACAAGGGCGTGGTAGGCATGGCCCGTTCGCAAAACCCAAACTCCGCCAACAGTCAGTTCTTCATCATGTTTGATGAAGGACACTTCCTGAACGGGCAGTACACAGTTGTTGGCCGCGTGACGGAAGGGCAGGACATCGTCGATGCGATCAAACTTGGAACAGGTGGCAACGGCGCAGTTGTCGGCGCGCCTGACATGATGAAATCGGTCACTGTCACAGATTAACACAATCATACAAATCTAGCTTGAGGGCGTGCTGATTGGCGCGCCCTTTTGCCATTATACTCTAGCGCATTGAAAGCGTAGTTCGCTTGTGCAAACCATAGCCCATGACAGATCGGCCGTTTCAGATTCTCGCAGCCGCTTCTGAGCGCAAGGCCCGTATTCTCGCCGAGAGCCTTGGCCTCTTTGACCGCAAGGGACTGTCGGCTACCTCCATGCGTGATAAGGCAGAGGCGACGGGGATGAGCCGTCTGTCACTCCACACGCGTCTTAAAACAAAGATCGGTTTAGCGCCGGTGTGTTCGAGCGGCTTTACCGTACACATCTCTAAGGTCTGAGAAACCCACCTCAAACTGCGGCGGGTTTCATCACGACATATCTTGAGGCATTCGGCACCCAGCCAAACGCCACGACCTTTACGACAGACAGCCTGATCGTGCTTTGACCCGACATACTGCAGGACCTCAAGCAAAGCTCGGTCATTGCCCTGAGCGGTCAAATCACAATCTTTGCGTTCTGTATCCTGGACAGATGGTCGTCACACCGCTGCTACTCTGGCCAATTGCACGAAAGCGAGTAGAGGTGATGGCGCAAAGGCCAGTCTGACCCGCCGCCTTAGGCACAACAAAAAAGGCACCGCCTGATCACAGACAGTGCCTTTTATATTCTAGCAGACAGGTAGGCTTACTCAGCCGCTGGGTTTCCCTTTGGAACAGGTGAGGATTTCGCACCCGGGTTCAGCGGATCATCTTGACGCTGAACGGAACCTTCAAAGTGTGCACCGGATTCAATCGCGATTGTCTTGTGGATGATGTCACCCTCGACACGTGCTGTTGATGTCAGACGAACCTTAAGACCGCGCACGCGGCCAACGATGCGGCCGTTGATTACGACATCATCTGCGATTACTTCGCCTTTGATGGTGGCGCTTTCACCGATGGTCAGAAGATGCGCGCGAATGTCGCCTTCCACTGTACCCTCAACCTGGATATCACCGGTTGTTTTCATGTTTCCGGTCACGTGCAAGTCAGCCGAAAGCAACGAGGCGGGCGGCTTTGCTTTTGGCGCGCTTGCCTTGAACTCGCTCGGCTTGGCCTGTGCAGTTGCAGTTGGTGCTGCGGGGGCAGGGGCCTTTGTCGTGGTCTCTGCCTCTTTGGATGGTGCGGGATCGTTGATTTTGCTTTTAGAAAACATCGTTTGCTGCCTTGATATAGATCATCGGGTTCACGGCCTTGCCACCTACACGCACTTCATAGTGCAGGTGAACGCCGGTGACGCGTCCAGACGCTCCCATATCACCAATTCTCTGTCCGCGCGAGACCCTTTGTCCTACTTTTACACGCAGACGTGACATGTGCGCATAGCGTGTCTCAATGCCAAATTCATGCTGGATTTTGACGAGCCTACCATATCCTGATTGCCAGCCCGAATGGGTCACAACACCGTCCGCAGTAGCGTAAAGCGGTGTGCCAAGGCCCGCGGCGAAATCAACGCCGGAGTGCATGCGACGACCGCCCGTTTTCGGGTCGCGGCGGAAGCCGAATTTGGAGGTGAAGCGGAAGGCATCCTTAACCGGATTGGCGAAAGGCGCTTTCTGCGCGGCGATGCGATAGAGGTTCAAGCGGTCCATCTGGTTCAGTAGACGGTTTGCACGCAGTGTGTCGGGGCCGGGCTCTTCACCACGGGTAGAGAAGCTGAGCGGGGCCAATGGGCCACCCTGACCGGAATAGCCACGGCGGACAGTCTCCAGAATACGGTCCGTCGGCATACCAGCATTGCGGAACATCTTGTCGAGCGGGGCGACGGAAACGGTCATTGCTTCTTCAAGCTGGCGGAAGATCGCATCATTGCGGTCTTGCATCAGCGCGATTTCCTGGCTCATCCGGTCGGCTTTCAAAAGCGACTCTTCAGCGTCTGCGATAACCTGATCGCGTTCTTGCGCGGTACGGGCCAATGCGTCTGCAAGGAACTCCATAGGTGCGGTGCTACCTGCCGCCTGGACCGCGCCGGTCCCGCCTTCCTGAAGGCTTCCTTCCAGCTCGGCGAGCTGGGTGCGCGCGGCTTTGCGCTGCTGCATGGTGTCGCGCAGCGTGCTCTGGATCACGTCGATACCGGTCTCAAGCTCGCGGCGGTAAATTTCGGACTGGAGAAGCTCCGATTGCATCACAGAAATCTGTTTGAGCGCCACGTTAAAACGCTCTTGCGCGGCCAGCGCTTCGCTGGCGCGGCTGTCGCGTTGCGCGGAAAGGTCGTTCAGACGTGCCTGATAGGTGCGCTGGTCCCGTTTCGCCTGTTCGCGAAAGTTGCCGGAACCGATGCTATCCATCAGGATGATCGCCGTGGCGACAATTGACCAGGCAACAAGGCAGGCACTTCCTGCAAAAGCGACGATCTGTGTACCAGGGCGCAGGCGGATAAAGCGGGTATCGTTGTCGGATTTCAAAAAGACGCGCCGTTCGGGAAAATAGTGTTCCAGAATGGAATGGATTTTGATTGCCAACCGTGTACGCACTTGATTTTCCCTCTTATACCCTGCACGAGCCCGTCTGCGGAGCCCTTATGCCCTACGCTCCTTAGCCAGTGACACCCTTCCTAGCAAGTCTGATGGAATGTATCGCGGCGTCAAAACGCCTGAATGGTGTAAATTGGCAAAAAACCGCCGATACCAGATACTTGTAATCCGACCTGCATCCGGCACGCAGGAATTTGCGTGCCGAATTCTAAGCGAAGGTTGGCAGCGTTTGCGGCGAGCGGGCGGGCGTCAGGCGGTGAGCGGCCAATAAAAATCCGGTGGAATACCGGCTTCTGCGCGCTTTTCCTCGTTGAATGGCGGTTTGAGGTCTGCGTGGAAGTAACGCCCCACCAGCATATGAAACTGGTCCTTTGGGTCAAGCTCATGGCGCCCGCATAGAAAATGAAACCATTTGCTGCCGTACGCCACATGGGCGACCTCTTCGGCATAGATCGTCTCTAGCGCTGCAACCGCGCTGGCCGCTTTGGCTTGCTTGAAAAGCTTGATCATCCCCGGTGTCACATCCAGCCCGCGTGCTTCCAACACCATCGGCACCACGGCCAGTCGTCCCATAAAGTCGGTCGCGGTATCTTCGGCCGCACGCCACATGCCCGCATGGGCAGGCAGAGCGCCGTAAAAGCTGCCCAACTCTTCAAGGCAATCGGCCATCAGGTTGAAATGTTTGGATTCCTCATCAGCAGCTTTGACCCAATCGTCGTAGAACCCGATAGGCATCTTCGTGTCTGTGAACCGGGCGATAATGTCCCAATGCAGGTCCACGGCGTTCAGCTCAATATGGGCAACGGCATGTAATAGCGCGATCCGGCCCTCGGGCGTGCCCGGTTTGCGTTGGGGCACATCGCGCGGGCTCAGCAGTTCGGGGGCTGCGGGTCGGGCTGGGTGCATTGGCGGATTTGCAGTGCCGATCTCAGGGCGCTCGCCTGCCTCGCGGGCGACGCGCCACTCCGCGGCAAACGCGCGGGACAACGCCGTTTTTTCGCGTCCGCCTGCGCAGCGCAGCACGGCCTCTGCCATCTCGGCGAGCGGCTTCACAGACCCCGCACCGCTTCGAGCACGTCTTCCACATGCCCCGGCACTTTGACCTTGCGCCAGATCTTCGAAATCTTGCCCTCTGCGTCGATCAGATAGGTCGCACGTTCGATCCCCATGGACTTCTTGCCGTACATATTCTTTTCCACCCAGACGCCGTAGTCTTCGGTCACTTTGCCTTCTTCATCAGAAAGAAGCGGAACGGTCAGGTCATGCTTAGCTGTGAATTTGTCATGTTTGGCCATTGTATCGCGTGAGATACCAAAGACCTTTGCGCCTGCGTTTTCGAAATCCGCAAGGGATGCCGAGAAACCGATACTTTCCTTTGTGCAGCCGGGCGTGTCGTCGCGCGGATAAAAGAACAGCACAACAGGGGTGCCTTTCAACGCGCTAAGCGTAATCTCGCCGCCGCCTGTAACAGGCAGGGTAAAGTCGGGGGCGGTGTCGTAAAGCTCTGGCATGGTCTCGTTGTCTTTCGCTTGGAAGGGCTGCGTTGGCCTGACATACTAGGGCGATAACTGCGCGTGCCAAGCCCGGGATTCCAAAGCGGACGATAATGAGCGACACCAGCCGATCTTCCTCCAGAACGCCAAAGGCCCGTCATGTCGGCAAAGGCGTGATGTGGTTGCTCAATCTTGCTTTGGGTCTGACCACAGTTGGTGTCCTTTCGATCGCCGGTGCGGTTGTCTATCTTAAGAACAACCCTGTAACCGCTCCCGTTTGGGTGCAAAGCCGGATTGAAGCCCGTCTCGAACAAGTGCTGCCGGAGGCGCGCATCACCTTTGGCGAGATGGCTTTCGTTATGGAAGACAACTGGACACCGCGTGTGAGGCTGCGTGATGTCGTGGTGCAATCACTCGACGGTCAGGAGCTTCTTCATTTTAACGAATTCCGCGCCACACTGGCGAGCGGACCCTTGCTCCAACGACAGTTTCAGCCGCGTGACCTGTCGCTGTCGGGCATGGTTGCAACACTCCGGCGGAGTGCTGATGGCAGTTTCTTTCTACAATCGGGCCTGAGCGGTTTGTCCGGCAATCGGCAGGCCGCGACATTGCCACAGCTTGTAGGGCAGGTGGATACTCTGCTGCTGAGCCCTGCGATGAGCGCGTTGCGTGAGGTCGATCTGAGGGCGCTAACCCTGCGCTATGAAGACGTGCGGGCAGACCGCGTCTGGACGATGGATGGCGGGCGGCTGCGCCTGATCCGCGATGGTGAAAACCTGACAATCTCGGCTGACCTTGCCGTGCTGGACGGTGGGGCAGGCGTTGCAACCTTGGCCGCGAATTACACCAGTCGGATAGGGGAAACAGAGGCCGAATTCGGAGTGAACTTCGATGGCGTGGCCGCAGGCGATATTGCTGCACAGGGTCCGGCCTTTGCGTGGCTCGGGGTTCTACAGGCACCGATATCAGGTTCAGTGAGGTCAGGTTTCACGCCGCAGGGACGTTTCGCACCGCTTGCGGCATCGCTTAATATAAGTGAGGGCGTGGTGCAGCCTAATGCAGCCACGGAACCGATCCCGTTTGAAGAGGCGCGCAGCTACTTCAACTACGATCCGGAAGCGCGATTTTTGCAGTTCGACGCACTGTCCGTGCGCAGTAAATGGATATCCGGCGAAGCAGCCGGATCAGCGGCCTTGGGGCTGGACGCGCAAGGCAGCACGCTTACGGATCTCGTGGGACAGATCAATTTGTCCGGCCTCAGGGCAAATCCAGCAGACCTTTATGAGGCACCGGTGGAACTGGCGGGTGTCGATCTCGATTTTCGCCTCACGCTTGATCCATTCAAGCTCACCCTTGGCCGAGCACAACTCAGCGATCAAGGCAAAACCGCCATACTGAACGGGGTGGTCGAGGCTGATCCCAAAGGCTGGCGTCTGGCGCTTGATGCACGCATGGATGCGATCGAGCGCGACAGGCTACTGACCCTTTGGCCCGAACGTGCCGCGCCGGGAACGCGGGACTGGGTCGCGACCAACCTCAAGGCTGGACAGGTCAGCAACATCGACCTTGCACTGCGCCGCGCGCCGGACATGACGCCGCAAACCTATCTCGCTTTCGATTTCGAAGAGGGTGATGTGCGCTATGTGAAAACACTGCCCAACATCACAGACGCGCAAGGACATTTCAGTCTGGCAGAGAACCGGTTGGTCGTTTCGGTCGACAAGGGCGACGTTATTCCGCCGCAGGGCGGTGCCATCGAGATGAGCGGATCCTCCTTTATTATCCCCGATGTACGCGCCAAGGACGGCACACCGGCGGTGGTGCGTTTGAAAACCAGATCAAGCGTCACCGCCGCGCTGTCGCTTCTCAATATGCCGCCGTTGTCTGTCATGGACAAAGCCAACCTGCCAGAAGCCTTGGCCGGCGGGGAGGCCGAGCTGGAAGGCACGCTGGCGATGACTTTGCGCAAGGGGCAGCGCATCAAGGTCGATTACCACGTCAATGGTGGACTGCGCAGGTTGAATTCGGATGTACTGGTTAAGGGGCGAAAGATCGAAGCTGACAGGCTTGAGCTTCGCGCCGATAACAAAGCGTTCAGGCTGGAGGGGCCTGCATCGCTCGACGGGTTGCCTGTAAATGTAAGCTATACGCAACCGGTCGGAAAAGGTGCCGGTCCCGCCAAACTGCTTGCCGATCTTGAGCTGTCGGAGCGCACGCTGGACCGCTTTGGTGTTGCTTTGCCACCGGGCACGGTATCGGGGTCCGGCAAGGCAGAAGTCGAAATTACCATCGCCAAGGGCAAGCCGCCGCAACTGAAATTGCAATCGGACCTTAGGGGCATCCGCGTATCTGTGCCGCAAGTCTCGTGGAGCAAACCGGCATCACGTGCAGGTGCGCTGGCCCTCTCTATCGAACTGGGGTCGGTCCCGAAGGTTGAAAGCCTGTCCTTTTCCGCACCGGGGTTGGCGGCAAACGGCTCTGTTACCTTGGGTGCAAACGCAGCGCTTGAGCGGGTCCGGTTTGACAGCGTAAAAGTTGGAGACTGGCTTGATGTGCCTCTTGATCTGATCGGGCGCGGCAAGGGGCGGCCCGTGCAGGTTGTGCTGCGGGGCGGTACACTGGACCTGCGCCGTGCCGAGTTCGGTGACAGCAAGCCGAACCCGGCGGCACCCCCGATGGAGGTGGCGCTGAACCGGCTGCAGATTACCGACACGATTGCTCTGACTGGCATTAAGGGGCGGTTCAACACCGCCAAGGGATTGGATGGCAATTTTCAGGCACAGTTGAACGGCGCGGTTCCCGTTCAGGGGCGTCTGTTACCGCAGTCAGGCCGCAGCGCCGTTCGACTTCAGTCTGACGATGCCGGTGCCGTGTTGCGTGCAGCCGGATTGCTCAAACAGGTGGTTGGCGGTTCGCTGTCTCTCGTGCTGTTGCCCGTGGGATCGGGCGGTGCTTTTGACGGTAAGCTCGACGTGGGCGGGGTTGCGATCAAGGATGCGCCGGGGATCGCGGCCTTGCTTAATGCTGTGTCAGTCGTCGGGCTGGTGAACGAGCTCAACGGGGACGGTATCTATTTCGACGAGGTTGAGGCACGCTTCCGGCTGACGCCAAACCGCCTGACGCTGACCGAAGCGAGCGCGGTGGGCGCATCAATGGGGCTGTCGATGGACGGCACCTATGTGCTCAACACCGGACAGATTGCGATGCAGGGGGTCATCAGCCCCGTTTATCTCCTTAACGGTATCGGTTCGCTGTTTACCCGCAAAGGCGAAGGACTGATCGGGTTCAACTATGCGCTCAGCGGTTTGGCGAAAGAACCCAAGGTGTCAGTCAATCCTTTGTCGGCCCTGACGCCTGCCATGTTCCGCGAAATTTTCCGCGCACCTCCCCCCGATCTGCCCGAGGTCGATGGCATCACGGAAAGCACGTTGCCGTCTGAACCGCAGAACACAGAAAGACCCGTTGCCCGCACGTTCGAAGGGCGGTAAGGCGCGCGCATGAGACTTTCTGATTTCGATTTCGAGCTGCCCGAGCGGCTGATTGCAACCCGTCCTGCGGTGCCGCGTTCATCTGCGCGGCTGTTGGTGGCGCACGGCGACAGCATTCAGGACGGCCATGTCACCGATCTTGTAAAGTGGTTGCGCCCCGGCGACCGGCTCGTGCTTAATGACACACGCGTTATTCCCGCGCGATTGTTCGGCATCCGGCAGCGCGACAGTGCGCAGGGTCTGGTGGAAGCCAAAATTGAGGTCACACTGCTGGAACCGCAAGGCGACGGCACATGGGCCGCGCTCATCAAACCCTTGCGTAAACTGAAGGTCGGCGAAGTGGTTCGCTTTAGCGACGATCTGAGCGCCACGCTGAAAAAAGTCGCGGACGGGCAGGGGCATCTGCATTTTAACTGTGAAGGCGATGATTTCGATGCGGCGCTAAACGCGGCGGGGGCGATGCCGCTGCCGCCCTACATCGCGGCAAAGCGTCCGGCGGATGCGCAAGATAAAACAGATTACCAGACGGTCTGGGCAAAGACGTCCGGTGCGGTCGCAGCTCCGACGGCCTCATTGCATTTTGACAAGCCGTTACTCAAAGATCTGGCGGCGATGGGGGTCACCTTTTCCTACGTCACCCTGCATGTCGGGGCAGGCACGTTCCTGCCCGTCAAGGTCGATGATATCTCCGAACACAAGATGCATTCGGAATGGGGGCAGGTGACTGCTGCTGCTGCCGCCGAGATCGCACAGACAAAAGCGGACGGCGGCCGCGTCATCCCTGTTGGCACGACAGCCTTGCGTCTGATCGAGACCGCGGCGCGCGCCAAGGGTGAGATCATTGCTTGGGAAGGCGATACAGATATTTTCATCACGCCAGGGTTCACATTTCATGTGGCTGATGCGTTGATGACCAATTTCCACCTGCCCAAATCAACGCTGATGATGCTGGTCTCGGCGGTGATGGGAACAGACCGGATCAAGGCGATCTATGATCACGCTATTGCCAGCGAATACCGCTTCTTTTCGTATGGGGATGCCTCATTATTAATCCCGATGTCGCAAAACTCTGATTAAACGGGCCACGATGTCGCGGACAGAGGTGACCCGCCCGCCCGAGACGTTCAGGGCAGAAGTACAAATCCAAAGGACTCGATGAATGATACAGGTACTCTCAAGTGCATGGGCGCTGTTGGTTGGCATGGGCCTTTTGATGGTGGGAAACGGCATGCAAGGTACGCTGCTCGGTATCCGTGGCGCGATCGAGAATTTCTCGACCTTCGAGATGTCCATCGTCATGTCCGCCTATTTTGTCGGCTTCCTCGGTGGCTCGCGGCTGGCACCGGGCATGATCCGGCGGGTCGGGCACGTCCGGGTATTCGCGGCACTCGCATCGCTGATCTCTGCGGTGATGATCCTCTATCCGACTTTCCCGAACCTGATCGTTTGGACCTTTGGCCGTGTATTGATCGGGTTTTGCTTCTCTGCGGTGTATGTCGTGGCCGAAAGCTGGCTGAATAACGCCGCAGACAATTCGAACCGTGGTCAGGCCTTGTCGCTTTATATGATCGTACAGACGCTGGGCATCGTGATTTCTCAGGCGCTTTTGCTGACGGCTGATCCGTCGGGTTTTGTTCTGTTCGTCATCCCGTCGATCCTTGTGAGCCTTGCGATTACGCCCATTTTGCTGTCGATCAGCCCGACACCGGCGTTTGATACCACCAAACCAATGAGCCTGCGCGAATTGGTCTCTTTCTCACCTTTGGGCTGCGTTGGTATGTTCCTGTTGGGCGGCGTGTTTTCCGCCCAATTCGGAATGGCGTCAGTCTACGGTGCCGAAGCGGGGCTGAGCGTTGCTCAAATCTCTATCTTTGTGGCCACCTTCTTTGTCGGTTCGGTCGTTTTGCAATTTCCGATCGGGTGGATTTCGGACCGGATGAACCGCCGCACCCTGATCGCCATCGTG harbors:
- a CDS encoding bactofilin family protein, whose product is MFSKSKINDPAPSKEAETTTKAPAPAAPTATAQAKPSEFKASAPKAKPPASLLSADLHVTGNMKTTGDIQVEGTVEGDIRAHLLTIGESATIKGEVIADDVVINGRIVGRVRGLKVRLTSTARVEGDIIHKTIAIESGAHFEGSVQRQDDPLNPGAKSSPVPKGNPAAE
- a CDS encoding peptidylprolyl isomerase, with product MAEIKDPENTILMELKGGTVTIELLPDLAPKHVERMKELARAGKYDNVAFHRVIEGFMAQTGDVEHGNMEGDFNLRMAGTGGSDLGNVPAEFSKVPHARGSIGAARSANPDSANSQFFINFKDNDFLNGQYTVYGQVTSGMEHVDAIARGEPPAEPDRMISVKVAADV
- a CDS encoding M23 family metallopeptidase, whose protein sequence is MRTRLAIKIHSILEHYFPERRVFLKSDNDTRFIRLRPGTQIVAFAGSACLVAWSIVATAIILMDSIGSGNFREQAKRDQRTYQARLNDLSAQRDSRASEALAAQERFNVALKQISVMQSELLQSEIYRRELETGIDVIQSTLRDTMQQRKAARTQLAELEGSLQEGGTGAVQAAGSTAPMEFLADALARTAQERDQVIADAEESLLKADRMSQEIALMQDRNDAIFRQLEEAMTVSVAPLDKMFRNAGMPTDRILETVRRGYSGQGGPLAPLSFSTRGEEPGPDTLRANRLLNQMDRLNLYRIAAQKAPFANPVKDAFRFTSKFGFRRDPKTGGRRMHSGVDFAAGLGTPLYATADGVVTHSGWQSGYGRLVKIQHEFGIETRYAHMSRLRVKVGQRVSRGQRIGDMGASGRVTGVHLHYEVRVGGKAVNPMIYIKAANDVF
- a CDS encoding MFS transporter; this encodes MIQVLSSAWALLVGMGLLMVGNGMQGTLLGIRGAIENFSTFEMSIVMSAYFVGFLGGSRLAPGMIRRVGHVRVFAALASLISAVMILYPTFPNLIVWTFGRVLIGFCFSAVYVVAESWLNNAADNSNRGQALSLYMIVQTLGIVISQALLLTADPSGFVLFVIPSILVSLAITPILLSISPTPAFDTTKPMSLRELVSFSPLGCVGMFLLGGVFSAQFGMASVYGAEAGLSVAQISIFVATFFVGSVVLQFPIGWISDRMNRRTLIAIVSGIGALGSILGMFMGHVYPILLVSAFVVGGMSNPLYSLLIAHTNDFLEHEDMAAASGGMVFINGLGAILGPIITGWMMGTALGPGGFYLFTAVLFISLTFYATYRSTQRDVVGVDDTGDFIPLTASATAVAVEFAQEVAIEAELEPENSP
- a CDS encoding phosphoglycerate kinase → MGWKSLDDMELRGKRVLVRVDINVPVEDGRVTDATRIERIVPTVTDILAKGGKPMLIAHFGRPKGKVVPEMSLRQVLPALENALGVSVAFVETLEAAENLSDDATAAQVILLENIRFAPGEEANDPAFAARLANLGDVYCNDAFSAAHRAHASTEALARELPACAGRLMQAELHALEASLSQPERPVGAVVGGAKVSTKIALLENLVTRLDTLVIGGGMANTFWAALGADMGGSLKEDDYLQTAKDILAKAEKSGCRVILPEDGLVARTFAANAPYEVVKLTATTKLDADQMVLDAGPESIKTLTVAFEALKTLIWNGPLGAFEIAPFDTATVAAAQIAARRTKEDALISVAGGGDTVAALHKAGVADDFSYISTAGGAFLEWMEGKTLPGVAALSGQTL
- a CDS encoding peroxiredoxin; translation: MPELYDTAPDFTLPVTGGGEITLSALKGTPVVLFFYPRDDTPGCTKESIGFSASLADFENAGAKVFGISRDTMAKHDKFTAKHDLTVPLLSDEEGKVTEDYGVWVEKNMYGKKSMGIERATYLIDAEGKISKIWRKVKVPGHVEDVLEAVRGL
- a CDS encoding DUF3971 domain-containing protein — protein: MSDTSRSSSRTPKARHVGKGVMWLLNLALGLTTVGVLSIAGAVVYLKNNPVTAPVWVQSRIEARLEQVLPEARITFGEMAFVMEDNWTPRVRLRDVVVQSLDGQELLHFNEFRATLASGPLLQRQFQPRDLSLSGMVATLRRSADGSFFLQSGLSGLSGNRQAATLPQLVGQVDTLLLSPAMSALREVDLRALTLRYEDVRADRVWTMDGGRLRLIRDGENLTISADLAVLDGGAGVATLAANYTSRIGETEAEFGVNFDGVAAGDIAAQGPAFAWLGVLQAPISGSVRSGFTPQGRFAPLAASLNISEGVVQPNAATEPIPFEEARSYFNYDPEARFLQFDALSVRSKWISGEAAGSAALGLDAQGSTLTDLVGQINLSGLRANPADLYEAPVELAGVDLDFRLTLDPFKLTLGRAQLSDQGKTAILNGVVEADPKGWRLALDARMDAIERDRLLTLWPERAAPGTRDWVATNLKAGQVSNIDLALRRAPDMTPQTYLAFDFEEGDVRYVKTLPNITDAQGHFSLAENRLVVSVDKGDVIPPQGGAIEMSGSSFIIPDVRAKDGTPAVVRLKTRSSVTAALSLLNMPPLSVMDKANLPEALAGGEAELEGTLAMTLRKGQRIKVDYHVNGGLRRLNSDVLVKGRKIEADRLELRADNKAFRLEGPASLDGLPVNVSYTQPVGKGAGPAKLLADLELSERTLDRFGVALPPGTVSGSGKAEVEITIAKGKPPQLKLQSDLRGIRVSVPQVSWSKPASRAGALALSIELGSVPKVESLSFSAPGLAANGSVTLGANAALERVRFDSVKVGDWLDVPLDLIGRGKGRPVQVVLRGGTLDLRRAEFGDSKPNPAAPPMEVALNRLQITDTIALTGIKGRFNTAKGLDGNFQAQLNGAVPVQGRLLPQSGRSAVRLQSDDAGAVLRAAGLLKQVVGGSLSLVLLPVGSGGAFDGKLDVGGVAIKDAPGIAALLNAVSVVGLVNELNGDGIYFDEVEARFRLTPNRLTLTEASAVGASMGLSMDGTYVLNTGQIAMQGVISPVYLLNGIGSLFTRKGEGLIGFNYALSGLAKEPKVSVNPLSALTPAMFREIFRAPPPDLPEVDGITESTLPSEPQNTERPVARTFEGR
- the queA gene encoding tRNA preQ1(34) S-adenosylmethionine ribosyltransferase-isomerase QueA — translated: MRLSDFDFELPERLIATRPAVPRSSARLLVAHGDSIQDGHVTDLVKWLRPGDRLVLNDTRVIPARLFGIRQRDSAQGLVEAKIEVTLLEPQGDGTWAALIKPLRKLKVGEVVRFSDDLSATLKKVADGQGHLHFNCEGDDFDAALNAAGAMPLPPYIAAKRPADAQDKTDYQTVWAKTSGAVAAPTASLHFDKPLLKDLAAMGVTFSYVTLHVGAGTFLPVKVDDISEHKMHSEWGQVTAAAAAEIAQTKADGGRVIPVGTTALRLIETAARAKGEIIAWEGDTDIFITPGFTFHVADALMTNFHLPKSTLMMLVSAVMGTDRIKAIYDHAIASEYRFFSYGDASLLIPMSQNSD
- a CDS encoding peptidylprolyl isomerase, with the protein product MSKALLTSGLMAVLFGTAASASGLKIEIAGEANGTVMIDLLEDVAPQHVERITTLAEQGAYDGVVFHRVIDGFMAQTGDVEFGRSGGDMRRAGMGGSDLPDVPAEFSDLPFDKGVVGMARSQNPNSANSQFFIMFDEGHFLNGQYTVVGRVTEGQDIVDAIKLGTGGNGAVVGAPDMMKSVTVTD
- a CDS encoding TetR/AcrR family transcriptional regulator, with amino-acid sequence MTDRPFQILAAASERKARILAESLGLFDRKGLSATSMRDKAEATGMSRLSLHTRLKTKIGLAPVCSSGFTVHISKV
- a CDS encoding ferritin-like domain-containing protein, with product MKPLAEMAEAVLRCAGGREKTALSRAFAAEWRVAREAGERPEIGTANPPMHPARPAAPELLSPRDVPQRKPGTPEGRIALLHAVAHIELNAVDLHWDIIARFTDTKMPIGFYDDWVKAADEESKHFNLMADCLEELGSFYGALPAHAGMWRAAEDTATDFMGRLAVVPMVLEARGLDVTPGMIKLFKQAKAASAVAALETIYAEEVAHVAYGSKWFHFLCGRHELDPKDQFHMLVGRYFHADLKPPFNEEKRAEAGIPPDFYWPLTA